Proteins from one Peromyscus eremicus unplaced genomic scaffold, PerEre_H2_v1 PerEre#2#chr22_unloc_1, whole genome shotgun sequence genomic window:
- the LOC131900435 gene encoding olfactory receptor 7A42-like gives MESGNNTRRISKFLLLGFSENPDLQFFIFSLFLSMYLVTVLGNLIIIMAIISQSHLHTPMYFFLSNLSFVDICFTSTTVPKMLVNIQTQSKAITYKHCITQMCFFLVFAELDNLFLAVMAYDRYVAICHPLHYTITMNPQLCMLLVLLSMVVSVLHALLQSLVVLQLSFCTDVEIPHFFCELNQLAQLTCSNNFPSHLTMHLAPVLLAATSLSAILYSYFKIGSSIWAISSAQGKYKAFSTCASHLCIVSLFYSTGLGVYLSSAVTQSSHSAARASVMYTVVTPMLNPFIYSLRNKDVKRALERLLGGKLNCPIALS, from the coding sequence ATGGAATCAGGGAACAACACAAGAAGAATTTCAAAATTTCTTCTTCTTGGATTTTCAGAGAACCCAGACCTTCAATTCTTCATTTTTTCACTATTCTTGTCCATGTACCTGGTCACAGTGCTTGGGaacctcatcatcatcatggccATCATCTCACAGTCTCAcctgcacacacccatgtacttcttcctctctAACCTGTCTTTTGTGGACATCTGCTTTACCTCCACCACAGTCCCAAAGATGCTGGTGAACATCCAGACACAGAGCAAGGCCATCACCTATAAACATTGCATCACCCAGATGTGTTTCTTCTTGGTTTTTGCAGAATTGGACAACCTGTTCCTGGCTGTGATGGCCTACGACCGATATGTGGCCATCTGTCACCCCCTGCACTACACAATCACAATGAACCCCCAGCTCTGCATGCTGCTGGTTCTGCTGTCCATGGTCGTTAGTGTCTTGCATGCCTTGCTACAGAGCTTAGTGGTGCTACAATTGTCCTTCTGCACAGATGTAGAAATCCCCCATTTCTTCTGTGAGCTTAATCAGCTGGCCCAACTCACCTGCTCAAACAACTTTCCAAGCCACCTCACGATGCATCTTGCACCTGTCCTCTTGGCAGCCACTTCCCTCAGTGCAATCCTTTACTCTTATTTCAAGATAGGCTCCTCCATATGGGCTATCTCCTCAGCTCAGGGGAAGTACAAGGCATTTTCTACCTGTGCATCTCACCTCTGCATTGTCTCCTTATTTTATAGCACAGGCCTAGGAGTGTACCTCAGTTCTGCTGTGACCCAAAGCTCACACTCTGCTGCAAGAGCCTCAGTGATGTACACTGTGGTCACCCCCATGCTGAACCCCTTCATTTATAGTCTAAGGAATAAAGATGTGAAGAGAGCTCTGGAAAGACTCTTAGGGGGAAAACTAAATTGTCCCATAGCACTGAGCTGA